Proteins from a genomic interval of Enterococcus faecium:
- a CDS encoding PhoH family protein encodes MTEESSSLEIRLTAADDVSMLLGAHDKHIKLIEETTETTIHTRGEIIQIIGEQSQIFLAASVIRTLQELIKRGIHVSTPDVVTALKMGQKGTLDYFVEMYEEEIVKDRNGKPIRVKNSGQKKYVESVAKHDIVFGVGPAGTGKTFLAVVLAIAALKKGEVQKIILTRPAVEAGENLGFLPGDLKEKVDPYLRPVYDALYQIFGLDHTNRLMERGVIEIAPLAYMRGRTLDDAFVILDEAQNTTVAQMKMFLTRLGYQSKMIVNGDTSQIDLPRGTTSGLVHAERTLKQIKKIDFVNFEASDVVRHPVVAEIIKAYEKADLHQE; translated from the coding sequence TTGACGGAAGAGTCTAGTTCTTTAGAGATTAGATTGACGGCTGCTGATGATGTCAGCATGCTTTTAGGTGCACACGACAAGCATATAAAACTGATTGAGGAAACAACGGAAACAACCATCCATACACGTGGAGAAATCATTCAGATCATTGGTGAGCAATCCCAGATTTTCTTGGCTGCCTCAGTCATTCGGACATTACAGGAATTGATCAAACGAGGAATCCACGTAAGTACGCCCGATGTTGTGACGGCATTGAAAATGGGGCAAAAAGGTACATTAGATTATTTTGTTGAGATGTATGAGGAAGAGATCGTCAAAGACCGTAATGGAAAACCTATACGGGTAAAAAACAGCGGCCAAAAGAAATATGTCGAATCGGTAGCCAAACATGATATCGTATTTGGCGTAGGACCAGCCGGGACAGGAAAAACTTTTCTTGCAGTAGTATTAGCAATCGCTGCCTTGAAAAAAGGTGAAGTGCAAAAAATCATTTTGACGCGGCCTGCTGTGGAAGCAGGTGAAAATCTAGGCTTTCTTCCCGGGGATCTAAAAGAAAAAGTGGATCCTTATCTGCGGCCTGTTTATGATGCTTTATACCAAATTTTTGGATTGGATCATACGAACCGATTGATGGAACGAGGCGTAATCGAAATCGCACCTTTAGCTTACATGCGGGGGCGAACATTGGATGATGCATTCGTTATCTTGGACGAAGCACAAAACACGACAGTCGCTCAGATGAAAATGTTCTTGACCCGTCTCGGTTATCAATCAAAAATGATTGTCAATGGGGATACAAGTCAGATAGACTTGCCTCGAGGGACGACAAGTGGTCTTGTTCATGCAGAACGAACATTAAAGCAAATCAAGAAAATCGATTTTGTTAATTTTGAAGCAAGTGACGTTGTTCGGCACCCTGTAGTTGCCGAAATCATCAAAGCTTATGAAAAGGCAGATCTCCATCAAGAATAA
- the rpsU gene encoding 30S ribosomal protein S21, which produces MSKTVVRKNESLDDALRRFKRSVSKAGTLQESRKREFYEKPSVRRKKKSEAARKRKKF; this is translated from the coding sequence ATGTCAAAAACAGTCGTTCGCAAAAACGAATCACTTGACGATGCTCTTCGTCGCTTCAAACGTTCCGTGTCAAAAGCGGGTACTTTACAAGAATCTCGTAAACGTGAATTCTACGAAAAACCAAGTGTAAGACGCAAGAAAAAATCTGAAGCAGCTAGAAAACGCAAAAAATTCTAG
- a CDS encoding Fur family transcriptional regulator produces MKKQTLIEQSLETLKNNGFKYTKKREALLTYLVKRNRYVSAKEVFDYMNQEFKGVSYDTIYRNLHDFAEIDLLEETDLNGEMKFRFHCCQGEIGHHHHFICTVCGTTKEIHMCPMNYFEEQLGGCTIEGHRFEIFGRCENCQ; encoded by the coding sequence ATGAAAAAACAGACATTGATCGAACAATCATTAGAAACATTGAAAAATAACGGTTTTAAATATACTAAAAAAAGAGAAGCATTGTTAACTTATTTAGTGAAGCGTAACCGCTACGTATCTGCTAAAGAAGTTTTTGACTATATGAATCAGGAATTCAAAGGGGTAAGTTATGATACGATTTACCGGAATCTCCATGATTTTGCAGAGATCGATTTACTGGAAGAAACCGATTTAAATGGAGAAATGAAGTTTCGTTTTCATTGCTGTCAGGGGGAAATCGGCCATCACCATCATTTTATCTGTACAGTGTGCGGAACAACGAAAGAAATCCATATGTGTCCGATGAATTATTTCGAAGAACAGCTAGGTGGATGCACGATCGAAGGGCATAGATTCGAGATTTTCGGAAGATGTGAAAATTGTCAATAA
- a CDS encoding GatB/YqeY domain-containing protein encodes MSLLSRLNDDMKAAMKAKDKESLQVIRMIKSSIQNEQIKEGHDLTEEEELTVLSREMKQRRDSLHEFEEAGRDDLAEKVKSEIVIVEKYMPEQLSNEEIRQLVQEAITQTGASSMKEFGKVMGAIMPKVKGKADGNQVNAIVKELLQS; translated from the coding sequence GTGTCACTACTAAGTAGATTAAACGATGACATGAAAGCAGCGATGAAAGCGAAAGATAAGGAATCTTTACAAGTCATCCGAATGATCAAGTCATCTATACAAAACGAGCAGATTAAAGAAGGTCACGACTTGACAGAAGAAGAAGAACTAACGGTGTTGTCTCGTGAAATGAAACAGCGACGTGATTCTTTGCATGAGTTTGAAGAAGCAGGACGTGACGATTTAGCTGAAAAAGTAAAAAGTGAAATTGTAATAGTCGAAAAATATATGCCGGAACAACTTTCCAACGAAGAAATTCGACAACTTGTTCAAGAAGCAATCACTCAAACTGGTGCTTCATCAATGAAAGAATTTGGCAAAGTTATGGGTGCAATTATGCCTAAAGTCAAAGGAAAAGCAGATGGAAACCAAGTGAATGCGATTGTGAAAGAACTATTACAATCTTAA
- the brnQ gene encoding branched-chain amino acid transport system II carrier protein, with protein sequence MEETKTYSWKQLLMVSSLIFGMFFGSGNLIFPVHLGQMAGSNWISAGVGFAISGALFPLLAILAVVVTKSDGLYDLAKPVGKWYAALFLILVHLTIGPFFGTPRTAATAFEMAAKPFLPEKYDSLGMFLFSALFFLLAYFLTVHPTRLVKYVGKYLNSLFLALLAIIFVVSLFQPMGNLNQSAADSYQTNALTNGVLEGYNTVDAVALLALSVTFVHAVRDLGFKDKKVTELTAKAGSLSVALEVMIYFGLVLLGAMSLNKMSLSENGGTALSQITNFYLGNFGASFLGVMVTLGVFTTAMGLVVSFAQDFHKLFPKVSYMTWLRLTTFVSFVVANAGLDNIIQWSLPVLMLLYPLSLALILLSLTAKFFQKSPFVYQVTMFFSAVPAVLDMLANSPALVSQQTVVASLLGFYHHYVPFAALGLGWVVPTLLGYAGSLLFYYVYRVSGYKQEASELPEE encoded by the coding sequence ATGGAAGAAACAAAAACTTATTCATGGAAGCAATTATTGATGGTCAGTTCACTTATCTTCGGGATGTTCTTCGGGTCAGGTAATCTGATCTTTCCTGTACACTTAGGTCAAATGGCTGGATCAAACTGGATCAGCGCTGGTGTAGGATTTGCCATCTCAGGCGCTCTTTTCCCATTATTAGCTATCTTAGCTGTAGTAGTGACAAAAAGTGATGGTCTGTATGACTTAGCTAAACCTGTCGGAAAATGGTATGCTGCCTTGTTCTTGATCCTTGTTCATTTAACGATCGGACCATTCTTTGGTACACCGCGGACAGCAGCAACTGCTTTTGAAATGGCTGCTAAACCCTTTTTGCCTGAAAAATATGATTCATTAGGTATGTTTTTATTCTCTGCTCTTTTCTTTTTACTTGCTTATTTCCTTACTGTACATCCAACACGTTTGGTCAAATATGTCGGAAAGTATTTAAACTCCTTGTTTCTTGCATTATTAGCTATCATTTTTGTCGTTTCTTTATTCCAACCCATGGGGAATCTAAACCAATCTGCTGCAGATTCTTATCAGACGAACGCTTTGACAAATGGCGTTTTAGAAGGATACAACACGGTTGATGCAGTAGCTTTACTTGCTTTAAGTGTCACTTTTGTCCATGCAGTTCGTGATCTTGGTTTTAAAGATAAAAAAGTCACAGAATTAACAGCAAAAGCTGGTAGCCTGAGCGTTGCGTTAGAAGTCATGATTTATTTTGGTCTGGTCCTTCTCGGTGCGATGAGTTTGAATAAGATGTCTTTATCAGAAAATGGCGGAACTGCACTTTCTCAGATCACTAATTTTTATTTAGGTAACTTCGGTGCTAGCTTCTTAGGGGTAATGGTCACATTAGGTGTCTTCACTACTGCTATGGGACTCGTTGTTTCTTTTGCACAAGATTTCCATAAACTGTTCCCTAAAGTCAGTTATATGACATGGCTGCGGTTAACGACTTTTGTCTCTTTTGTCGTTGCGAATGCCGGATTGGATAATATCATCCAATGGTCTTTACCAGTATTGATGCTTTTGTATCCATTGTCACTTGCGTTAATCTTACTTTCCTTAACAGCAAAATTCTTCCAAAAGAGTCCATTTGTCTATCAAGTAACGATGTTCTTTTCTGCCGTTCCAGCCGTATTGGATATGTTGGCAAATTCGCCTGCATTAGTGAGTCAGCAAACTGTCGTAGCAAGCTTACTAGGATTTTATCATCATTATGTTCCTTTTGCTGCATTAGGTCTTGGCTGGGTCGTCCCAACGTTGCTTGGTTACGCTGGCAGCTTGCTCTTTTATTATGTATATCGCGTATCAGGATATAAACAAGAAGCAAGTGAGTTACCAGAAGAATAA